In the genome of Triticum urartu cultivar G1812 chromosome 5, Tu2.1, whole genome shotgun sequence, one region contains:
- the LOC125507591 gene encoding 5-pentadecatrienyl resorcinol O-methyltransferase-like, whose amino-acid sequence MALKLLAEVSPQELLVALAELQNHVLGYVKSMSLKCAVDLGITDAIHRRGGTATLADIAADTKVHPARVADLRHVLELLSESGIFSATVCAPSRRWRAKTPVSSSPRLITSNTRALIRDSEQPGVLDVIHEQGSLCRRCLLELRALAFEMSAFAALVAPSPPVAAEARSFVAHVIVIVPRSTSPLLPRPPLCRRVQQLAARLPALTQPLVERLQASQHVLEQQRREVTELLHPGDRCVQAIRDAVQQLLHHRRVVEGCSQPGVARRHAADLPDEGVQRLPAVHPQEFELAAQCAQPRCPDAIGPDELGLEAAPNLRRGLLRGHLQQQIISERPEQVSPRWLILVQIGLHLDGRGGVVLPPRRRGLLHPTNDAITADSELFLEVILLDKGRIFCGLSSLVDVGGVGAASPLIAKAYPRIECAVLEPGLDLPHVVGQAAGDHDNLRFVAGDMFESIPPTDVVLLNNIMHDWGHEDCVKILQRCKEAIPVKKAGGKVVIIDMVRGSTDGDRKISEMEALQNMFAVCINGAERDESEWKMIFSNAGFGDDYKIMPVLGPYSVIEIYPRKLCMANYTLL is encoded by the exons ATGGCGCTTAAGCTCTTGGCGGAAGTGAGCCCGCAGGAGTTGCTCGTAGCTCTTGCGGAGCTCCAGAACCACGTGCTCGGCTACGTCAAGTCCATGTCGCTCAAGTGCGCCGTGGACCTCGGCATCACCGACGCCATCCACCGCCGCGGCGGCACCGCCACCCTGGCCGACATCGCAGCCGACACGAAGGTGCACCCGGCCAGGGTCGCCGACCTCCGGCACGTCTTGGAGCTGCTCAGCGAGTCGGGCATCTTCAGCGCCACCGTCTGTGCTCCCAGCAGGAGATGGCGAGCAAAGACGCCGG TGAGCTCGTCGCCGCGGCTTATTACATCCAACACTCGCGCCCTAATCCGCGACTCAGAGCAGCCCGGCGTCCTCGACGTCATCCACGAGCAGGGCTCGCTCTGTCGCCGGTGCCTTCTTGAGTTGCGAGCACTCGCGTTTGAAATGTCCGCGTTCGCTGCACTTGTAGCACCGTCCCCGCCGGTTGCCGCCGAGGCCCGAAGCTTCGTTGCGCACGTCATCGTCATCGTCCCGCGCTCCACCTCGCCGCTGCTCCCGCGCCCGCCATTGTGCCGCCGTGTACAGCAGCTCGCCGCCCGCCTACCTGCGCTGACGCAGCCGCTCGTCGAACGCCTTCAGGCGTCCCAACACGTCCTCGAACAGCAGCGTCGAGAGGTCACAGAACTGCTCCATCCCGGGGACCGCTGCGTACAAGCGATCCGGGACGCAGTCCAGCAGCTTCTTCACCATCGCCGAGTCGTCGAGGGTTGCTCCCAGCCCGGCGTAGCGCGCCGCCATGCCGCTGATCTTCCCGACGAAGGCGTCCAGCGACTCCCTGCCGTCCATCCGCAGGAGTTCGAACTCGCTGCGCAATGTGCCCAGCCGCGCTGCCCGGACGCGATCGGCCCCGACGAACTGGGCCTTGAGGCTGCTCCAAATCTCCGCCGCGGTCTTCTTCGCGGCCACCTGCAGCAGCAGATCATCAGCGAGCGCCCGGAGCAGGTAAGCCCGCGCTGGCTTATCCTCGTCCAGATCGGCCTCCACCTTGATGGCCGAGGTGGTGTAGTTCTCCCCC CTCGTCGCCGCGGCTTATTACACCCAACAAATGACGCCATAACCGCGGACAGCGAGCTCTTCCTTGAGGTCATCCTTCTGGATAAAGGCCGCATCTTTTGCGGCCTGAGCTCGCTCGTGGACGTCGGCGGTGTTGGCGCTGCCTCTCCTT TGATCGCCAAGGCGTACCCGCGCATCGAGTGCGCCGTGCTGGAGCCTGGACTGGACCTCCCTCACGTTGTGGGCCAGGCCGCCGGTGACCATGATAATCTCCGTTTCGTCGCGGGTGACATGTTTGAATCCATTCCACCCACGGATGTTGTCTTGCTCAAT AACATCATGCATGACTGGGGTCATGAGGATTGCGTCAAAATACTTCAACGTTGCAAGGAGGCCATCCCCGTCAAGAAAGCTGGAGGGAAGGTGGTAATCATAGATATGGTGAGAGGGTCTACAGATGGCGATAGAAAGATCAGTGAGATGGAAGCCTTACAGAACATGTTCGCAGTGTGCATCAATGGGGCGGAACGGGACGAGAGTGAGTGGAAAATGATCTTTTCTAATGCTGGATTCGGTGACGACTACAAGATCATGCCGGTGCTGGGTCCGTACTCAGTCATAGAGATCTACCCACGAAAGCTTTGCATGGCGAACTATACCTTATTATAA
- the LOC125506418 gene encoding bisdemethoxycurcumin synthase-like, producing MESSGTSGGAAARRHAAMLGIGTANPTGLLVPQDVFAENLFRVTNSDHLPELKEKLKRICEKSGIERRHFHLTEETLAAHPELFDRELPSLDTRVDMTADAVPKLAQCAAAKAIAEWGRPTADITHLVFSTYSACQAPTADLRLATLLGLRPTVSRTMLSLHGCYGGGRALSLAKELAENNRGARVLVACSEMTLVCFGAPDGGNIVGHALFGDGAGAVVVGAGPFLDGERRPIFEMVSATQTTIPRTEHALGMRVSGGGVDFHLAIQVPTLVGQNVEQCLLDAFRSAIVDDDDGGAAPPPSPCSGNGNGRWNDLFWAVHPGGRPILDNINKVLMLEPEKLAASRHVLREYGNMSGATIVFVLDELRRGRSPLPEWGALLAFGPGITIEAMVLRCPR from the exons ATGGAAAGCAGCGGAACCagcggtggggcggcggcgcggcggcacGCGGCCATGCTCGGCATCGGTACGGCGAACCCGACCGGCCTCCTAGTGCCCCAGGACGTCTTCGCCGAGAACCTCTTCCGCGTCACCAACAGCGACCATCTGCCTGAACTCAAGGAGAAGCTCAAGAGAAtct GCGAAAAATCCGGCATCGAGAGGCGGCACTTCCACCTGACGGAGGAGACGCTGGCCGCGCACCCGGAGCTGTTCGACAGGGAGCTGCCGTCGCTGGACACCCGCGTGGACATGACAGCCGACGCCGTGCCGAAGCTGGCGCAGTGCGCCGCGGCCAAGGCCATCGCCGAGTGGGGCCGCCCGACCGCTGACATCACCCACCTCGTCTTCAGCACCTACTCCGCCTGCCAGGCCCCCACCGCCGACCTCCGGCTGGCCACGCTGCTGGGCCTCCGCCCCACGGTGAGCCGCACCATGCTCAGCCTCCACGGCTGCTACGGCGGCGGCAGGGCGCTGAGCCTCGCCAAGGAGCTGGCCGAGAACAACCGCGGCGCGCGCGTCCTCGTCGCCTGCTCCGAGATGACGCTCGTCTGCTTCGGAGCGCCCGACGGCGGCAACATCGTCGGCCACGCGCTGTTCGGGGACGGAGCGGGCGCCGTCGTCGTCGGGGCCGGCCCTTTCCTCGACGGCGAGCGGCGCCCGATCTTCGAGATGGTCTCCGCCACGCAGACCACGATTCCCAGGACCGAGCACGCGCTGGGCATGCGGGTCTCCGGGGGCGGCGTCGACTTCCACCTGGCCATCCAGGTGCCCACGCTCGTCGGGCAGAACGTGGAGCAATGCCTCCTCGACGCATTCCGTAGCGCCATTgtcgacgacgacgacggtggtGCTGCTCCTCCGCCATCCCCATGCTCTGGGAATGGGAACGGGAGGTGGAACGACCTCTTCTGGGCGGTGCACCCAGGAGGCCGTCCGATCCTGGATAACATAAACAAGGTGCTGATGCTGGAGCCGGAGAAGCTGGCGGCCAGCCGGCATGTGCTCCGCGAGTACGGCAACATGAGCGGCGCCACGATCGTGTTCGTGCTTGACGAGCTGCGCCGGGGCCGGAGCCCGCTGCCGGAGTGGGGTGCACTGCTGGCCTTCGGACCGGGAATCACGATCGAGGCCATGGTGCTCCGCTGTCCACGCTAG